One window of the Onychostoma macrolepis isolate SWU-2019 chromosome 21, ASM1243209v1, whole genome shotgun sequence genome contains the following:
- the LOC131529002 gene encoding uncharacterized protein LOC131529002 — protein MDDIATLIKEVLPTCSTPDTLQPILDALQNIGVETVDDMKLVQKDDLAGVLKPIQARKLLAHVNSVFSASGRLKMEEYFPVSPQTIITTPRVSSSPSPNSSLPVTSPGSFSTPTSSQSDTDSTHSATRLSSDWHYNFKIPWDMLPAVLRKKLDNQEQPTAREMIRIISGEILAICQKPLKKHLNEIARKMVLEYPKSLKDVIEDEVVGSGHDSLTKQLQCRVDNYKRNETLNKRNSTPADDTSTVPENKKKRKDSYGCIVLESVRVNMDAQMKKKKEIQEMFMTNDRNEKRIQELISDTFISQRSDIRSGKDTHFLKEEWPYLFSLVGMKEHFKLLTGVQLNEAFEEATTTKFARVLDYFQSLPIEKSVIAAKDRAEIQLSGGPSGAVLMLLSHFKEDCTKMFHIVDKKCIADEVETDRLPPTPCIIVCGTSPLSAAAFMVAADQEVIIEHLTSFNDALVSMFICYYIFNMHYPVELGATLEFLQRCIFKINPDKGSKVERLEKKKSHAVNPKVLTLITRRV, from the exons ATGGATGATATAGCCACTCTTATTAAAGAAGTACTACCAACGTGCAGCACACCAGATACACTGCAACCCATTTTGGATGCCCTTCAAAACATTGGTGTGGAAACAGTTGATGATATGAAGCTTGTCCAGAAAGATGACCTAGCAGGAGTGCTCAAACCCATTCAAGCAAGGAAGCTTCTTGCACATGTAAACA GTGTCTTCTCAGCTTCAGGCCGCTTAAAGATGGAGGAATATTTCCCAGTCTCACCCCAAACAATTATAACAACACCTCGGGTTAGTTCAAGCCCAAGCCCAAACTCAAGCCTACCTGTTACTTCACCAGGCTCATTTTCAACACCGACCTCCTCTCAGTCTGATACTGACAGCACACATTCTGCTACACGACTGAGCAGTGACTGGCACTACAATTTTAAAATCCCTTGGGACATGCTGCCAGCTGTTTTGAGGAAGAAATTAGACAATCAGGAGCAGCCAACAGCCAGGGAAATGATTCGCATAATTTCAGGTGAAATCCTCGCCATTTGCCAAAAACCATTAAAGAAGCACCTTAATGAAATTGCACGAAAGATGGTCCTAGAATATCCAAAGTCTTTAAAAGACGTGATAGAAGATGAAGTTGTTGGAAGTGGCCATGATTCTTTAACAAAACAACTTCAGTGCAGAGTTGATAACTACAAGCGAAATGAAACACTGAATAAGCGCAACAGTACTCCTGCAGATGACACAAGCACTGTTCCAGAAAATAAGAAGAAACGGAAAGACTCCTATGGCTGTATAGTGTTGGAGTCTGTGCGTGTGAATATGGATGCacagatgaagaaaaaaaaagagattcaAGAAATGTTCATGACAAATGACAGGAATGAAAAACGTATACAAGAGTTAATCTCAGATACCTTCATATCTCAGAGAAGTGACATAAGGTCTGGTAAGGACACACATTTCCTTAAAGAAGAATGGCCCTACCTATTCTCACTTGTCGGCATGAAGGAACACTTCAAACTTTTAACTGGTGTCCAGTTAAATGAGGCATTTGAAGAGGCCACGACAACTAAATTTGCAAGAGTTCTTGACTACTTTCAGTCTCTTCCAATTGAGAAGTCAGTCATAGCTGCAAAAGACAGAGCTGAAATCCAACTGAGTGGTGGACCTTCTGGTGCAGTGTTGATGCTACTTTCACACTTCAAAGAGGATTGTACAAAAATGTTCCACATCGTTGACAAAAAATGCATTGCAGATGAGGTTGAGACCGATCGCCTACCACCCACACCATGCATTATTGTATGTG GAACGAGTCCTCTATCTGCAGCAGCTTTCATGGTGGCAGCAGACCAGGAGGTGATAATTGAACATTTGACGAGCTTCAATGATGCACTGGTCAGCATGTTCATCTGCTACTACATTTTCAACATGCACTACCCTGTGGAACTCGGAGCCACGCTGGAGTTTCTTCAAAG GTGCATATTTAAGATCAATCCTGACAAGGGCTCCAAAGTTGAGCGTCTGGAAAAGAAGAAGAGCCATGCAGTGAACCCGAAAGTCCTGACCCTCATAACCCGCAGAGTTTGA